One region of Erwinia tracheiphila genomic DNA includes:
- the hrpB gene encoding ATP-dependent helicase HrpB: MGSLPVSAIFPALLSALRRSPQVLLIAPTGAGKSTWLPLQLLQQGDFSGKILLLEPRRLAARNVAQRLAEQLGEQPGETVGYRMRSENCIGPATRLEVITEGILTRMLQQDPMLEGVSLVMLDEFHERSLQADLALALLLDVQQGLRDDLTLLLMSATLDDRRLTTMLPDAPVICAEGRSFPVERRYASLPATARFELAVAQQVARLLHEERGSLLLFLPGVAEIQRVQIALGELIAADTELCPLYGALSLAEQRKAIAPAPAGCRKVVLATNIAETSLTIEGIRLVVDSTLERVALFDPRSGVTRLQTQRVSQASMIQRAGRAGRTEPGLCLHLMAKEQAERAASHSDAEILNSDLAPLWLDLLQWGCPDVTQLCWLDRPPARNLDCAQRLLMALGATDACGRLTGKGRRMAALGSEPRFSAMLIDACDDKDRASTAALLVAMLEEPAHGSIDLCDGVHRPQNNWQQRAVQLLRRLKITGGKADSALIAPLLAGSFPDRIARRRGAEGRYQLANGSGAKLECDAALTRYEWLVAPGLLQGSAQPDARILQAVPLDIETLIRQQPERVTQQTEVEWDEQRGTLRAWRRQQIGELVLAAQPMSKPDEDELHPAMLRWIRLKGLSVLNWTPQAEQLRLRLVCAAQWLPEENWPAASKADLLVSLESWLLPAMHGVRDAKGLQQIDVASALLQLLTWSCRQQLDTLLPTHYTVPTGSRLPIRYHQEKPPVLAVRLQEMFGEAQNPCVAAGRVALVLELLSPAQRPLQITRDLSGFWQGAYSEVQKEMKGRYPKHHWPDNPASALPTSRTKKFSASS; this comes from the coding sequence GTGGGTTCATTACCGGTCAGTGCGATTTTCCCCGCGTTATTATCCGCCCTGCGGCGTTCGCCCCAGGTGCTGCTTATTGCCCCTACCGGCGCGGGAAAATCCACCTGGCTGCCGTTACAACTGTTGCAGCAGGGCGACTTCAGCGGAAAAATCCTGCTACTGGAACCCCGGCGGCTGGCGGCCCGTAACGTGGCGCAGCGGCTGGCGGAACAGCTGGGTGAGCAGCCGGGCGAAACCGTGGGCTATCGCATGCGGTCCGAAAACTGCATCGGTCCCGCCACGCGGCTGGAAGTGATTACCGAAGGTATTCTTACCCGGATGTTACAGCAGGACCCGATGCTGGAAGGCGTTTCGCTGGTGATGCTCGATGAGTTCCATGAGCGCAGCCTGCAGGCGGACCTCGCGCTGGCGCTGCTGCTGGATGTGCAGCAAGGACTGCGTGACGACCTGACCCTTCTGCTGATGTCGGCCACCCTGGACGATCGACGCCTGACGACAATGCTGCCCGATGCCCCGGTGATTTGCGCTGAAGGACGCTCGTTTCCGGTTGAACGGCGCTATGCCTCTTTGCCTGCCACGGCACGGTTCGAACTGGCCGTGGCGCAGCAGGTGGCGCGGTTACTGCATGAAGAACGCGGCTCGCTGCTGCTTTTTCTGCCGGGCGTGGCGGAAATTCAGCGGGTACAGATTGCGTTAGGTGAGCTGATAGCGGCGGATACCGAACTCTGCCCGTTGTACGGTGCGCTCTCGCTTGCAGAGCAGCGAAAAGCGATAGCGCCCGCGCCAGCCGGGTGCCGTAAGGTGGTGCTGGCGACCAATATTGCCGAAACCAGCCTGACTATTGAGGGGATCCGTCTGGTGGTGGACAGCACACTGGAGCGGGTTGCCCTGTTTGATCCGCGCAGCGGCGTGACGCGCTTACAGACTCAGCGCGTCAGTCAGGCGTCGATGATCCAGCGTGCCGGACGGGCAGGGCGTACTGAACCCGGCCTTTGTCTACATCTGATGGCGAAAGAGCAGGCGGAACGTGCGGCCAGTCATTCTGATGCGGAAATACTCAACAGCGATCTCGCGCCGTTGTGGCTGGATCTGTTGCAGTGGGGCTGCCCCGACGTCACGCAATTATGCTGGTTGGATCGGCCGCCCGCGCGCAATCTTGATTGCGCACAACGGTTGTTGATGGCCCTGGGTGCAACTGATGCCTGCGGCAGACTGACCGGCAAAGGGCGGCGCATGGCGGCGCTCGGCAGCGAACCGCGATTTTCCGCCATGCTGATTGACGCATGTGATGATAAAGATCGCGCCAGCACCGCCGCGCTGCTGGTGGCGATGCTGGAAGAACCCGCGCACGGCAGCATCGATTTGTGCGACGGCGTACATCGTCCACAGAATAACTGGCAACAGCGTGCCGTGCAGCTGTTGCGCCGCCTGAAAATAACCGGAGGCAAGGCAGACAGCGCGCTGATTGCACCGCTGCTGGCGGGCTCTTTTCCAGACCGTATCGCCCGCCGCCGGGGGGCGGAAGGCCGCTATCAGCTGGCCAATGGCAGCGGGGCAAAGCTCGAATGCGACGCGGCGCTGACCCGCTATGAATGGCTGGTTGCCCCCGGTTTACTGCAGGGCAGCGCCCAGCCGGACGCGCGTATATTGCAGGCGGTGCCGCTGGATATTGAAACACTTATCCGCCAGCAGCCGGAACGGGTAACGCAGCAAACTGAAGTGGAATGGGATGAACAGCGCGGCACGCTACGCGCGTGGCGCCGTCAGCAAATCGGTGAACTGGTGCTGGCCGCCCAGCCGATGAGCAAGCCTGATGAAGATGAGCTGCACCCGGCGATGCTGCGCTGGATCCGCCTGAAAGGATTATCGGTACTGAACTGGACGCCGCAGGCGGAGCAACTGCGCCTGCGACTGGTGTGCGCCGCACAATGGCTACCGGAGGAAAACTGGCCCGCTGCCAGTAAGGCAGATTTACTTGTCTCACTGGAAAGCTGGCTGCTGCCTGCCATGCATGGTGTACGCGATGCCAAAGGATTACAGCAGATTGATGTGGCCAGCGCTTTATTACAATTGCTCACATGGTCCTGTCGTCAGCAACTGGATACTCTGCTGCCAACTCACTACACTGTGCCCACCGGAAGCCGGCTTCCGATCCGTTATCATCAGGAGAAGCCGCCCGTACTGGCGGTACGATTACAGGAAATGTTTGGGGAAGCGCAGAATCCGTGCGTGGCCGCAGGGCGGGTTGCCCTGGTGCTGGAACTGCTCTCCCCGGCGCAGCGGCCGTTGCAGATTACCCGCGACCTGTCGGGGTTCTGGCAGGGTGCGTACTCTGAAGTGCAAAAAGAGATGAAAGGGCGCTATCCGAAACATCACTGGCCGGACAATCCGGCCAGTGCGCTGCCAACGAGCCGTACCAAGAAGTTTTCGGCATCTTCATGA
- the mrcB gene encoding bifunctional glycosyl transferase/transpeptidase, which produces MSDDREPIGRKGKKPNPPRSPAGRGKRRDDDEDFQDDDHDNEERQSVPRNGKGRSPRRRRGWLGLFVKPALVFILVMIAYGFYLDGQIRSRIDGKVWQLPAAVYGRMVNLEPGMSLNKSGMIALLEGTQYRQVTRMTRPGEFTVQGNSIELLRRPFDFPDSKEGQIRARLTFSNDGLNEIKNLDSGRDFGFFRLDPRLITMLQSPNGEQRLFVPRAGFPDLLVDTLVATEDRHFYQHDGISFYSIGRAFLANITAGRAVQGGSTLTQQLVKNLFLTNERSLWRKANEAYMALIMDARYSKDRILELYLNEVYLGQAGNDQIRGFPLASLYYFGRPVDELSLDQQALLVGMVKGASLYNPWRNPTLALERRNLVLRLLQQQKVIDQELYDMLSARPLGVQPKGGVITPQPAFMQMVRNELQAKLGDKVKDLSGVKIFTTLDPLSQDAAEKAVEEGVPALRKQRGLNDLETAMVIVDRFSGEVRAMVGGADPQFAGYNRALQARRSIGSLAKPATYLTALSQPDKYRLNTWIADNPIALKQPNGQIWKPQNDDRRFSGQVMLVDALAHSMNVPTVNLGMTLGLPQVVDTWTRLGVAKDQLQPVPAMLLGALNLTPIEVAQAFQTIASGGNRAQLSAVRSVIAEDGTVLYQSFPQAERAVPAQTAYLTLYAMQQVAEEGTARALGARYAKAHLAGKTGTTNNQIDSWFAGVDGKEVAITWIGRDNNQSTKLYGASGAMQIYRRYLDNQAPMPLLPTPPEDIAPMNVDSAGNFVCGSASSSGRSLPVWTTDANALCQQQQAQQQQLQQQQPQNEQKGSDGVAGWIKDMFGK; this is translated from the coding sequence ATGTCTGACGATCGCGAACCGATTGGGCGCAAAGGTAAAAAGCCCAACCCGCCACGAAGCCCGGCGGGCCGGGGCAAGCGCAGGGATGATGACGAAGATTTTCAGGATGACGACCATGATAATGAGGAGAGACAATCGGTGCCACGTAACGGAAAGGGGCGTTCGCCGCGCAGGAGAAGAGGCTGGCTGGGGCTATTTGTAAAGCCGGCGCTGGTCTTTATCTTGGTGATGATCGCCTATGGATTCTACCTTGATGGACAAATCCGCAGCCGTATTGACGGCAAAGTCTGGCAGCTGCCTGCGGCAGTATATGGCCGCATGGTTAACCTTGAACCGGGCATGTCCTTAAACAAAAGCGGGATGATCGCTCTGCTGGAAGGCACACAATATCGTCAGGTGACCCGTATGACGCGTCCCGGCGAATTTACCGTGCAGGGAAACAGTATTGAACTGCTGCGCCGTCCTTTTGACTTTCCTGACAGTAAAGAAGGGCAAATCCGCGCCAGGCTGACCTTCAGCAATGACGGCCTGAACGAGATAAAAAACCTCGACAGCGGACGTGATTTTGGTTTTTTCCGGCTCGATCCCCGGCTGATCACTATGTTGCAGTCACCCAACGGTGAACAACGTCTGTTTGTGCCGCGCGCTGGTTTTCCCGATCTGCTGGTGGATACCCTGGTTGCCACGGAAGATCGTCACTTTTACCAGCACGACGGCATCAGTTTCTACTCAATTGGCCGTGCGTTTCTCGCTAACATTACCGCCGGACGGGCGGTGCAGGGCGGCAGTACGCTGACGCAGCAGCTGGTGAAAAACCTGTTCCTGACAAACGAACGTTCGCTGTGGCGTAAAGCCAATGAAGCTTATATGGCGTTGATCATGGACGCACGCTACAGCAAGGATCGCATCCTTGAGCTGTACCTGAACGAAGTTTATTTGGGGCAGGCGGGCAATGATCAGATTCGTGGCTTCCCGCTGGCCAGCCTTTATTATTTCGGGCGTCCGGTGGATGAACTAAGTCTCGATCAGCAGGCGCTGCTGGTGGGGATGGTGAAAGGGGCGTCGCTCTATAATCCGTGGCGTAATCCAACGTTGGCGCTGGAGCGCCGCAATCTGGTGCTACGCCTGCTGCAACAGCAAAAAGTGATCGACCAGGAGCTGTATGACATGCTCAGTGCGCGCCCTCTTGGCGTGCAACCGAAAGGCGGCGTGATCACGCCGCAGCCTGCCTTTATGCAGATGGTGCGTAATGAACTGCAGGCGAAACTGGGCGATAAGGTGAAAGATCTCTCCGGGGTAAAAATCTTCACCACGCTGGACCCACTCTCTCAGGATGCGGCGGAAAAGGCGGTGGAAGAGGGCGTTCCGGCGTTGCGTAAGCAGCGTGGCCTCAACGATCTGGAAACGGCGATGGTGATTGTCGACCGTTTCAGTGGGGAAGTCCGTGCCATGGTGGGGGGGGCCGACCCGCAGTTTGCCGGATACAACCGCGCCCTGCAGGCTCGACGCTCCATTGGTTCTCTGGCTAAACCGGCCACCTATCTCACCGCACTGAGTCAGCCGGACAAATACCGCCTGAATACCTGGATTGCCGATAATCCCATTGCGCTGAAGCAGCCTAACGGCCAGATCTGGAAACCCCAGAATGACGACCGTCGCTTTAGCGGTCAGGTGATGCTGGTGGATGCGCTGGCTCACTCCATGAACGTACCAACGGTAAATCTGGGTATGACGCTTGGCTTGCCGCAGGTGGTGGATACCTGGACCCGTCTGGGGGTGGCAAAAGACCAGTTGCAGCCGGTTCCGGCGATGCTGCTGGGGGCGCTGAACCTGACGCCGATTGAAGTGGCACAGGCATTCCAGACCATTGCCAGCGGCGGTAATCGTGCGCAGCTGTCCGCCGTGCGTTCGGTCATAGCTGAAGATGGCACCGTGCTGTATCAGAGCTTCCCGCAGGCTGAACGGGCGGTGCCAGCCCAGACGGCCTACCTGACGCTTTATGCCATGCAGCAGGTGGCGGAAGAAGGCACCGCGAGAGCGCTGGGTGCGCGCTATGCGAAAGCGCATCTGGCAGGCAAAACCGGCACCACCAATAACCAGATTGACAGCTGGTTCGCCGGTGTGGACGGCAAGGAAGTGGCCATCACCTGGATTGGTCGGGACAACAACCAGTCGACCAAACTTTACGGTGCCAGTGGGGCAATGCAGATCTACCGTCGCTATCTGGATAATCAGGCACCGATGCCGCTGCTGCCTACGCCGCCAGAGGACATTGCGCCAATGAACGTTGACTCTGCCGGTAATTTCGTTTGTGGCAGCGCCAGCAGCAGCGGGCGTTCGCTGCCGGTATGGACCACCGATGCTAATGCTTTGTGCCAGCAACAGCAGGCGCAACAACAGCAATTGCAGCAGCAACAGCCGCAGAACGAGCAGAAAGGCAGTGATGGTGTGGCGGGCTGGATTAAAGATATGTTTGGTAAATAA